In a genomic window of uncultured Flavobacterium sp.:
- a CDS encoding HU family DNA-binding protein, which produces MNKSELIDAIAADAGITKAAAKLALESFLGNVGATLKKGGRVSLVGFGSWSVSARAARDGRNPQTGKTIQIAAKNVVKFKAGAELEGAVN; this is translated from the coding sequence ATGAACAAATCAGAATTAATCGATGCTATCGCTGCTGATGCAGGAATTACAAAAGCTGCGGCAAAATTAGCTTTAGAGTCTTTTTTAGGAAACGTAGGAGCTACTTTGAAAAAAGGTGGTAGAGTTTCATTAGTAGGTTTTGGGTCTTGGTCAGTATCTGCTAGAGCTGCTAGAGACGGTAGAAACCCACAAACTGGTAAAACTATCCAAATCGCTGCTAAAAATGTAGTGAAATTCAAAGCTGGAGCTGAATTAGAAGGTGCAGTGAACTAA
- a CDS encoding tyrosine-type recombinase/integrase: MPKIHELLSKEHESAHVLSYKKQYSTPSIYNADGDLSKRWYVYFSFRNPATGKLERQTHVYAGVNQFKTLKERKEAIKILRDAVETILVNGYNPFEDSNPVDQSKNYNIPDAVTFALELNKNTLKENSYRDFRVRLKSFEKWLLTNGFENRYITAVNKRTVITYLNSVLANTSPKNRNNTRSNLSMFFKTLEANEIIEDNFIPKINVLKSTPERNKTFSSDQENDILNYLLKHDTLLLLFIQFISYNHLRPIEVVRLRVCDINIKDKLIYVRAKNKAVKTKLIPEILLHELPNLQKLDSESYLFTPKGIGHEWTTNETDKRGYFGERFKKVKVSLKLGKDYGLYSFRHTFITKLYKELVKNSTPNEAKSKLMLITGHTTMSALEKYLRDIDAVMPEDYSKHIK; this comes from the coding sequence ATGCCTAAAATTCACGAACTCTTATCTAAAGAACACGAAAGCGCACACGTTTTGAGTTATAAAAAGCAATATTCAACACCTAGTATTTATAATGCAGATGGCGATTTATCAAAACGTTGGTATGTTTATTTCTCCTTTAGAAATCCTGCAACAGGAAAATTAGAACGTCAAACTCATGTCTACGCAGGCGTAAATCAGTTCAAAACTCTCAAAGAACGTAAAGAAGCTATAAAAATTCTTCGTGATGCCGTTGAAACAATTCTTGTAAATGGCTATAATCCTTTTGAAGATTCCAATCCAGTAGATCAATCGAAAAATTATAATATTCCAGATGCCGTTACTTTCGCACTCGAATTAAACAAAAACACATTAAAAGAAAATAGCTACAGAGATTTTAGAGTGAGACTAAAATCATTTGAAAAATGGTTGTTGACAAATGGATTCGAAAATAGATATATCACAGCGGTAAATAAAAGAACTGTCATAACTTATCTAAATTCTGTATTAGCCAACACTAGTCCAAAAAACAGAAACAATACTCGATCAAACTTATCAATGTTTTTTAAAACACTTGAAGCAAACGAGATTATTGAAGATAATTTTATACCAAAAATCAACGTTTTAAAATCGACTCCTGAAAGAAATAAAACTTTTAGCAGTGACCAAGAAAACGACATATTGAATTATCTTCTAAAACATGACACTCTTCTACTTCTGTTTATACAGTTTATTTCTTATAATCATTTGCGACCAATAGAAGTGGTTCGCTTGCGTGTTTGCGATATTAACATAAAAGACAAACTTATTTATGTACGTGCCAAAAACAAAGCAGTAAAGACGAAACTAATACCTGAAATATTACTCCATGAACTACCAAACCTTCAAAAATTAGACTCAGAAAGCTATTTATTCACACCAAAAGGTATAGGTCATGAATGGACAACAAATGAAACTGACAAACGTGGTTACTTTGGAGAACGCTTTAAAAAAGTAAAAGTTAGTCTGAAATTAGGAAAAGATTACGGTCTTTACAGTTTTAGACATACTTTCATAACCAAATTATATAAAGAACTGGTTAAAAACAGCACTCCGAATGAAGCAAAAAGTAAACTGATGCTTATTACTGGTCATACAACAATGAGCGCTTTAGAAAAATATTTACGTGATATAGATGCTGTTATGCCCGAAGATTATTCTAAACACATAAAATAA
- a CDS encoding YqgE/AlgH family protein, translated as MISEKLKKGHLLIAEPSIIGDLSFNRSVILLADHNKEGSIGFIINKPLKYTINDLIPEIDASFKIYNGGPVEQDNLYFIHNIPDLIPNSVEISNGIYWGGDFESTKDLINDGSISKNNIRFFLGYTGWDENQLENEMQGNSWIIADNSYKNKIIGKSTTHFWKEQIIELGGDYLIWSNAPENPYLN; from the coding sequence ATGATTTCAGAAAAATTAAAAAAAGGACACCTGCTTATTGCCGAGCCTTCGATAATTGGAGATTTATCATTTAATAGATCGGTAATTTTATTAGCAGACCATAACAAAGAAGGATCTATAGGATTTATCATTAATAAGCCACTTAAGTATACTATTAATGATCTAATCCCAGAGATCGATGCTTCTTTCAAGATATACAATGGAGGTCCTGTTGAACAGGACAATCTATATTTCATCCATAACATTCCAGACTTAATCCCGAATAGTGTCGAGATTTCTAATGGGATTTATTGGGGAGGTGATTTCGAATCGACCAAAGACTTAATAAACGACGGATCTATTAGTAAAAATAATATTCGTTTTTTCTTAGGCTATACAGGTTGGGACGAAAATCAGCTTGAAAATGAAATGCAGGGAAACTCCTGGATCATTGCTGATAATAGTTACAAAAACAAAATTATAGGAAAATCAACCACCCATTTTTGGAAAGAGCAAATTATTGAGCTCGGTGGAGATTATCTTATATGGTCTAATGCACCTGAAAATCCATATCTGAATTAA
- a CDS encoding ATP-dependent DNA helicase RecQ, producing MPEAQEILLKYWKHDSFRPLQQEIIDSVLSGQDTFALLPTGGGKSICFQVPAMMQEGICLVVSPLVALMKDQVANLQKREIKAIALTGGIHTEEIIDLLDNCQYGNFKFLYLSPERLQSDWILERIKNLPINLIAIDEAHCVSQWGHDFRPAYLKISELKKFFPKIPFLALTATATPRVIEDIKTELGLKDPILFQQSFERKNIAYMVFEVEDKLYRTEQILKKNPQPSIIYVRNRKSCLNMSTQLQSLGFKATYYHGGLSAKEKDKNMQLWMSEQAQVIVATNAFGMGIDKDNVKTVIHTQLPENIENYYQESGRAGRNGEKAFSVLLYNNSDANQTEQQFLSVLPDKKFLKLMYVKLCNYFQIAYGEGLDDSFSFKLNHFCHKYDFPTLKTYNALQFLNQQGIITMSQEFSEKITLQFLIESKEVLRYMSLNPNDEEIILAIVRTYPGVYEMKTPFNLSLIAKKSQHTEEQVSAVLEKLKEKEIIDYKSKNNDATILFNEVREDDLTINRVAKYLEKQNQLKEEQLLSVLHYIKENKTCKNRLVLDYFGEETNSNCGVCSYCITQKGKITEADSIADKILHLLKSAALTSREIQTQIKLDANDVVVVLQELLENNYITIQPNNKYTLKL from the coding sequence ATGCCAGAAGCGCAAGAAATTCTTTTAAAATACTGGAAACACGACAGTTTTAGACCGCTGCAACAAGAGATTATCGACTCGGTTTTAAGCGGTCAGGATACTTTTGCCCTTTTACCTACTGGCGGCGGAAAATCGATTTGTTTTCAGGTTCCGGCAATGATGCAGGAAGGTATATGTTTGGTAGTTTCACCTTTGGTCGCTTTGATGAAGGATCAGGTTGCGAATTTACAGAAACGAGAAATTAAAGCCATCGCGCTTACTGGCGGAATTCATACGGAAGAAATAATTGATCTTCTGGACAATTGCCAATACGGAAATTTTAAATTTTTATATCTTTCTCCGGAACGACTTCAGTCGGATTGGATATTGGAACGCATTAAAAATCTGCCTATAAATTTAATCGCTATTGACGAAGCGCATTGTGTTTCGCAATGGGGACATGATTTTCGTCCGGCTTATTTAAAGATTTCTGAACTTAAAAAGTTTTTTCCTAAGATTCCATTTTTAGCTTTAACTGCAACTGCGACTCCGCGAGTTATAGAAGATATCAAAACCGAATTAGGATTGAAAGATCCGATTCTTTTTCAGCAATCTTTTGAAAGAAAAAATATTGCTTACATGGTTTTCGAAGTCGAAGATAAACTGTATCGCACGGAACAAATTCTGAAGAAAAATCCACAACCTTCTATTATATATGTACGAAATAGAAAATCGTGTTTGAATATGTCGACGCAATTACAATCATTAGGTTTTAAAGCGACTTATTATCACGGTGGCCTTTCGGCGAAAGAAAAAGACAAAAACATGCAATTGTGGATGTCGGAACAAGCGCAGGTTATTGTAGCCACAAATGCGTTTGGAATGGGAATCGACAAAGACAATGTAAAAACAGTCATTCATACTCAGTTACCTGAAAATATCGAAAACTATTATCAGGAATCCGGAAGAGCGGGGCGAAATGGCGAAAAAGCTTTTTCGGTTTTACTTTATAATAATTCTGATGCCAATCAAACAGAACAGCAATTTTTGAGCGTTTTGCCAGATAAAAAGTTTCTGAAGTTGATGTATGTAAAACTCTGCAATTATTTTCAGATTGCTTATGGCGAAGGTTTAGACGATTCTTTTTCTTTTAAACTGAATCATTTCTGTCATAAATACGACTTCCCTACTTTGAAAACTTATAATGCTTTGCAGTTTTTAAATCAGCAGGGAATTATAACGATGTCACAGGAATTTTCTGAGAAGATCACATTGCAGTTTTTAATCGAATCAAAAGAAGTTCTTCGTTACATGAGTTTGAATCCGAATGATGAAGAAATTATTCTGGCAATCGTGAGAACTTATCCAGGCGTTTACGAAATGAAAACACCTTTTAATCTTTCGCTGATTGCAAAAAAATCACAACATACAGAAGAACAGGTTTCGGCGGTTTTGGAAAAACTGAAAGAAAAAGAAATCATCGATTATAAATCTAAAAACAACGACGCTACTATATTATTTAATGAAGTTCGCGAAGATGATTTGACTATAAATCGAGTTGCAAAATATCTCGAGAAACAAAATCAATTAAAAGAAGAACAACTTTTATCTGTTCTACATTATATAAAGGAGAACAAAACTTGCAAAAATAGATTGGTATTAGATTATTTCGGAGAAGAAACCAATTCGAATTGCGGCGTTTGTTCTTATTGCATTACTCAAAAGGGAAAAATTACAGAAGCTGATTCTATTGCCGATAAAATTCTGCATTTATTAAAATCAGCTGCTTTGACTTCGAGAGAAATTCAAACCCAAATAAAACTGGATGCCAACGATGTTGTTGTAGTACTTCAGGAATTATTAGAAAACAATTATATTACCATTCAACCGAATAACAAATACACTTTAAAATTATAA
- a CDS encoding START-like domain-containing protein, which produces MDPKIRYEIEFPINSSPQLLYQYISTPSGLSEWFADNVNSRGEFFTFIWNDSQEKARLASKKTGEKVKFKWVDESSKDTEYFFELHILVDELTKDVSLMVVDFAEKEEVGEAKQLWENQISDLKHLIGSV; this is translated from the coding sequence ATGGATCCAAAAATACGTTACGAAATCGAGTTTCCTATAAATTCTTCGCCGCAATTATTATATCAGTATATATCAACGCCGTCAGGTTTGTCAGAATGGTTTGCAGACAATGTAAATTCAAGAGGCGAATTCTTCACTTTCATTTGGAATGACTCGCAGGAAAAAGCGCGTTTGGCTTCTAAGAAAACCGGTGAAAAAGTAAAATTTAAATGGGTTGACGAAAGCAGTAAGGATACTGAATACTTTTTTGAATTGCATATTTTAGTTGATGAATTGACTAAAGATGTATCATTAATGGTTGTCGATTTTGCAGAAAAAGAAGAAGTAGGAGAAGCTAAACAATTGTGGGAGAATCAGATCTCAGACCTGAAACATCTTATAGGATCTGTTTAG
- a CDS encoding aminotransferase class IV — MINFNGNIVEREENILTQNRAFLYGDGVFETLKIVNNKILFLEDHYFRLMASMRVVRMEIPMNFTMEFLEEQVLSLVQQNELSASARARITVFRNDGGLYLPKTNEVSYLINAIPLENTLYALNSSEYEVDLYKDFYVTKQLLSSIKTTNKLINVTGSIFAHENGLANCLLINDTKNVIEGLQGNLFMVMGKKLITPPISEGCLNGVMRKQILALAKKVEGIEVLEEIISPFDLQKADELFLTNVITGIQPITKYRKKEFTSNLAHLLLQKLNESISEN; from the coding sequence ATGATCAATTTTAACGGAAACATAGTAGAGCGAGAAGAGAATATATTAACTCAAAATCGTGCTTTTTTGTATGGAGATGGTGTTTTTGAAACACTAAAAATAGTCAACAACAAAATCTTGTTTCTTGAAGATCATTATTTCCGATTAATGGCTTCGATGCGTGTTGTTAGAATGGAAATTCCAATGAACTTTACAATGGAGTTTCTGGAAGAGCAAGTTTTAAGTCTGGTTCAGCAAAACGAATTATCAGCATCGGCAAGAGCCCGAATTACGGTTTTTAGAAACGATGGCGGATTGTATTTGCCAAAAACTAACGAGGTTTCTTATTTGATTAATGCAATACCACTTGAGAATACTCTTTATGCTTTAAATTCAAGCGAATACGAAGTTGATTTGTATAAAGATTTCTATGTCACCAAACAATTATTATCGTCGATTAAAACGACTAATAAGCTGATAAATGTTACCGGAAGTATTTTTGCTCATGAAAACGGTTTGGCAAATTGTCTTTTGATAAATGATACTAAAAATGTTATCGAAGGATTACAAGGTAATTTATTCATGGTTATGGGTAAAAAACTAATTACGCCGCCAATTTCCGAAGGTTGTTTGAATGGAGTAATGCGCAAGCAAATCTTAGCTTTGGCTAAAAAAGTTGAAGGCATAGAAGTATTGGAAGAAATAATTTCGCCTTTTGATCTTCAAAAAGCAGATGAATTATTTCTTACCAATGTAATCACGGGAATACAACCGATAACCAAATATCGAAAGAAGGAGTTTACCAGTAATCTGGCTCATTTATTATTGCAAAAACTAAATGAATCCATCTCTGAAAATTAA
- the fmt gene encoding methionyl-tRNA formyltransferase — MEKLKIIFMGTPEFAVGILDTIIKNNYDVVGVITAADKPAGRGQKIKYSAVKEYALENNLTLLQPTNLKDEGFLAELKALNANLQIVVAFRMLPKVVWEMPSLGTFNLHASLLPNYRGAAPINWAIINGETKTGVTTFFIDDKIDTGAMILNSEIAIEPTENAGQLHDRLMLLGSETVIETLKVIENGNVTTTIQEDNEEIKTAYKLNKENCKIDWTKSGDEINNLIRGLSPYPASWSFLKDKDEEQSIKIYEAKLVSEAHSHEIGKLICSKKEIKVAVQDGFIQLLSLQLPGKKRMQVAELLNGITFSDTAKVY; from the coding sequence ATGGAAAAATTGAAAATCATATTTATGGGAACTCCGGAATTTGCTGTTGGCATTCTGGATACCATTATCAAAAACAATTACGATGTTGTTGGCGTGATCACTGCAGCAGATAAACCGGCAGGACGTGGACAAAAAATAAAATATTCGGCTGTAAAGGAATATGCGCTGGAGAATAATCTAACTTTATTACAACCTACAAATTTAAAAGACGAAGGTTTTCTTGCCGAATTAAAAGCTCTGAATGCAAATTTGCAAATTGTGGTTGCCTTTAGAATGCTTCCTAAAGTGGTTTGGGAAATGCCAAGTTTAGGAACTTTTAATCTTCATGCTTCATTATTACCAAATTATCGTGGCGCAGCACCAATTAATTGGGCAATTATTAATGGAGAAACCAAAACCGGTGTTACAACTTTCTTCATCGATGACAAAATTGATACTGGCGCAATGATTTTAAATTCGGAAATTGCTATCGAGCCAACAGAAAATGCCGGACAATTACATGACCGATTAATGTTGTTAGGAAGTGAAACCGTAATCGAAACTTTGAAAGTTATTGAAAACGGAAATGTAACTACTACAATTCAGGAAGACAACGAGGAAATTAAAACGGCTTATAAATTAAATAAAGAAAATTGTAAGATCGACTGGACGAAATCCGGAGATGAAATCAATAATCTAATTCGAGGTTTAAGTCCATATCCTGCTTCCTGGTCTTTTTTGAAAGATAAAGACGAAGAGCAATCTATCAAAATATATGAGGCAAAATTGGTTTCTGAAGCACATTCTCATGAGATTGGAAAGTTGATTTGCAGCAAAAAAGAAATCAAAGTTGCGGTTCAAGATGGCTTTATTCAGCTTTTGAGTTTGCAATTACCGGGTAAAAAAAGAATGCAAGTGGCAGAATTACTAAATGGTATAACTTTTTCTGATACAGCAAAGGTCTATTAA